Proteins found in one Sporosarcina jeotgali genomic segment:
- a CDS encoding DsrE/DsrF/DrsH-like family protein: MTNRTAIIAANGELFDAYKVFNIATAAAASEHEVTIFFTFEGLNLIHKQAFQQLPLPAGKEHFAEGFKQANVPEIPELIEMAQELGVKFIACQMTMDVMGLEESAFVDGIEVGGAVTFLEFAKEADVTLTF; this comes from the coding sequence ATGACGAATCGTACAGCAATTATTGCAGCAAATGGAGAACTTTTTGACGCCTACAAAGTATTTAATATCGCAACAGCGGCAGCGGCAAGTGAACATGAAGTAACAATTTTCTTCACATTTGAAGGACTGAACTTGATTCACAAACAAGCATTTCAACAACTCCCTTTACCAGCAGGAAAAGAGCATTTTGCAGAGGGGTTTAAGCAGGCCAACGTTCCGGAAATTCCAGAATTGATCGAAATGGCTCAAGAACTGGGTGTGAAATTCATTGCGTGTCAAATGACGATGGACGTTATGGGATTGGAAGAAAGCGCATTTGTCGACGGAATCGAAGTGGGCGGCGCAGTCACATTCCTGGAGTTTGCGAAAGAAGCAGACGTAACGCTAACGTTCTAA
- a CDS encoding MBL fold metallo-hydrolase: protein MTVRMMKPQEVARFSIDRKPLFILDVRNEDAFADWKIEGESFDYLNVPYFELLDGVDMIKEKLPTDRELLVVCAKEGSSQMVAEMLSEEGMDAAYLEGGMKSWSEYLEPIKIADLKSGGELYQFVRLGKGCLSYMVIDDNEAAVIDATRMTDVFLAFANEKGAAIQHVFDTHLHADHISGGRTIAEATNAAYYLPSEDAEEVVFDYTPLTDGLKVNVGKTLIEAAFSPGHTSGSTSFIIDDAYLLTGDILFIDSIGRPDLAGKAEDWVGDLRTTLYSRYEELSGKLVVLPAHFMEMNEVNSDGSVAKKLGALFAENHGLQVDDEQKFRSLVTENLPPQPNAYQEIRQTNMGALTPDSETQREMEIGPNRCAVR, encoded by the coding sequence ATGACAGTTCGTATGATGAAACCACAAGAAGTGGCACGGTTCAGTATTGATCGGAAACCGCTTTTCATTTTAGATGTACGCAACGAAGATGCATTTGCAGATTGGAAGATTGAAGGGGAGTCTTTTGACTATTTGAATGTCCCTTATTTTGAGTTGTTAGATGGCGTCGATATGATAAAAGAGAAATTGCCGACTGATCGTGAACTTCTCGTTGTTTGTGCAAAAGAAGGTTCTTCACAAATGGTAGCTGAAATGCTCTCTGAAGAAGGAATGGACGCTGCCTATCTTGAAGGCGGCATGAAGTCATGGAGTGAATATTTAGAGCCGATTAAGATTGCAGACTTGAAATCAGGCGGGGAGCTGTATCAATTCGTTCGTTTAGGAAAAGGGTGCCTTTCTTACATGGTGATTGATGACAACGAAGCAGCTGTGATTGATGCGACACGTATGACTGACGTGTTCTTAGCGTTTGCAAATGAAAAAGGAGCTGCCATTCAACACGTATTCGATACGCACTTGCACGCTGATCATATTTCTGGCGGACGTACGATCGCTGAAGCAACAAATGCAGCGTACTATCTTCCGAGTGAAGACGCAGAAGAAGTAGTTTTTGATTATACACCATTAACAGACGGCCTAAAAGTGAATGTCGGCAAGACTTTAATTGAAGCTGCATTCTCTCCGGGGCATACGAGCGGGTCGACGTCGTTTATCATTGATGATGCTTATTTGTTAACTGGAGATATTTTATTCATCGATTCCATCGGCCGGCCTGATCTTGCAGGTAAAGCTGAGGACTGGGTAGGGGATTTACGCACGACACTGTATTCGAGATACGAAGAATTATCTGGAAAATTAGTTGTATTGCCAGCGCACTTTATGGAGATGAATGAAGTCAATTCGGATGGCAGTGTTGCAAAGAAACTGGGCGCATTATTTGCTGAAAATCATGGGCTGCAAGTGGATGATGAACAAAAGTTCCGTTCACTCGTTACTGAAAACCTCCCGCCGCAACCGAATGCGTATCAAGAAATTCGTCAAACAAACATGGGGGCGCTCACTCCAGACTCAGAAACGCAGCGTGAAATGGAAATTGGGCCGAACCGTTGTGCAGTAAGATAA
- a CDS encoding sulfurtransferase TusA family protein has translation MKADHFLDATGLSCPMPIVKTRNAMKEVNVGEILEVKTTDKGAKADLAAWTKSGGHELLEQTESDNVFTFFIKKG, from the coding sequence ATGAAAGCAGATCACTTTTTAGACGCAACGGGTTTATCATGCCCGATGCCTATCGTTAAAACACGCAATGCCATGAAGGAAGTTAATGTTGGAGAAATTTTAGAAGTGAAGACGACGGATAAAGGCGCGAAAGCCGATTTGGCTGCTTGGACAAAGTCAGGCGGACATGAATTGCTTGAGCAAACAGAATCCGATAATGTCTTTACATTCTTCATTAAAAAAGGATAA
- a CDS encoding sulfite exporter TauE/SafE family protein has protein sequence MSSSFIIVFFLIGFIGSFLSGMAGIGGAIVKYPMLLYIPPLFGLSALTAHEVSGISAVEIFFATIAGVLAYRGTGLLHKTLIIYMGGAVLVGSFIGGLGSSMLSEQAVNMVYGVLAVVAAVLIFIPRKKVEDRPASEVTFNKWLAAGLALVVGAASGVVGAGGAFVLVPIMLTVLAIPTRITVASSLAITFISSIGSAAGKIATGQVLWGPALVLIVAALIAAPLGAKFGQKVNPSVLKWILAVLILATAINIWSDLL, from the coding sequence ATGAGCAGCAGTTTCATCATCGTGTTTTTTCTGATCGGATTTATCGGTTCGTTTTTATCCGGAATGGCAGGGATCGGGGGAGCTATCGTCAAATATCCGATGCTTTTGTATATTCCACCGTTATTTGGACTATCAGCACTGACTGCCCACGAAGTAAGCGGGATTAGCGCTGTGGAAATCTTTTTTGCAACAATTGCAGGCGTGCTGGCATACCGCGGAACAGGGCTTCTGCACAAGACACTTATCATTTATATGGGTGGCGCTGTTTTAGTCGGAAGTTTTATCGGCGGACTCGGGTCGAGTATGCTTTCTGAGCAAGCAGTCAACATGGTATACGGTGTGCTTGCAGTTGTGGCAGCTGTATTGATATTTATTCCACGGAAAAAGGTGGAAGACCGGCCGGCAAGTGAAGTGACATTTAACAAGTGGCTGGCGGCTGGGCTTGCGTTAGTAGTTGGTGCCGCGTCAGGTGTTGTCGGAGCAGGAGGCGCATTTGTGCTCGTTCCTATCATGCTGACCGTGCTCGCAATCCCAACTCGAATCACTGTCGCTTCGTCATTGGCAATTACGTTTATTTCTTCGATTGGTTCTGCGGCGGGTAAAATCGCAACGGGGCAAGTGTTGTGGGGGCCGGCACTAGTTCTAATTGTTGCGGCGTTGATTGCCGCTCCGCTTGGTGCAAAGTTCGGTCAAAAGGTGAATCCGAGCGTATTGAAATGGATTTTAGCAGTGCTCATTTTAGCCACTGCGATTAATATTTGGAGCGATTTGTTATGA
- a CDS encoding DMT family transporter, whose protein sequence is MTNRNKGILLLLASAFGFSLMTAFVKLSGDVPTMQKTIFRNGVSMIIAFFFVIHFKERLFGKRENQRLLLLRSALGAIGIILFFYAIDHLVLADADMLNKMSPFFTIVFAALFLKEHVKPFQLYSILLAFLGTLFIIKPSFSLDIVPYAAGILSAVFAGGAYTVLRALGNREQFYTVVFYFSTFTTVVLLPFVIFTYQSMTLKQTVYLLAAGVFATVGQFGITLAYKYAPAKEISVFNYFTVVFSAILGFVLLGQIPDVYSFIGYFIIFGSSLYMFLRNRGGEEVPAELARKE, encoded by the coding sequence ATGACAAATCGTAACAAAGGTATTCTACTATTATTAGCGTCGGCATTTGGCTTTTCACTTATGACCGCATTCGTGAAATTATCCGGGGATGTCCCGACGATGCAGAAAACGATTTTCCGTAATGGCGTATCGATGATCATTGCATTTTTCTTCGTCATTCATTTTAAAGAAAGACTGTTTGGCAAGCGGGAAAACCAACGTTTGCTATTGCTGCGGTCTGCACTAGGGGCAATCGGCATCATACTGTTCTTCTATGCGATCGACCATTTAGTACTTGCAGATGCGGATATGCTGAATAAAATGAGTCCGTTTTTCACCATTGTATTTGCGGCACTATTTTTAAAAGAACATGTAAAGCCATTTCAGCTGTATAGTATTTTGCTCGCCTTTCTAGGGACATTGTTCATCATCAAGCCGTCGTTTTCACTTGATATTGTCCCGTATGCAGCGGGGATTTTATCCGCAGTATTTGCTGGCGGCGCATACACCGTATTGCGAGCACTTGGAAATCGTGAGCAGTTTTACACGGTCGTGTTTTACTTCTCGACATTTACGACCGTTGTGCTATTGCCGTTCGTAATTTTCACGTACCAATCCATGACGCTGAAACAGACGGTGTATTTATTAGCAGCAGGGGTGTTTGCAACTGTGGGACAATTCGGGATTACGCTTGCGTACAAATACGCACCGGCAAAAGAGATCTCTGTGTTCAACTATTTCACGGTCGTATTCTCCGCAATCCTCGGCTTCGTGCTGCTTGGTCAAATTCCGGATGTTTATAGCTTCATTGGCTATTTCATTATCTTCGGTTCGTCTCTCTACATGTTTTTACGCAATCGAGGCGGGGAAGAAGTGCCTGCTGAATTAGCAAGGAAAGAGTAA
- a CDS encoding ABC transporter substrate-binding protein: protein MKKYILAAVLSVCMTALAACGGTDSGEEVSTEKAPSTETASAKTSQSDNANENKEIEIADATGQKIIFEQAPESVAVLSSGDLDMLLALDANVVGRPSSQGEPAAELKDIQEIGNPHQPNFEKIAEVHPEVMIASPSFKQFAANLEAQGTKVVYTQANSVEDILQTIDMFGTMLGKSDEAQKVIAGLNEQLDALVGAEGENGVKTLLVYGAPGSYLVALPNSLSGDLLERAGGENIASDFPQEEKYPQYASLSTEKIIERNPEAVMLITHGDPEGVKKAFEGEMDKNPAWKNLDAVKNGKVTVLPSHLFGTNPGTKVADALQVMNDSLKEAKSK from the coding sequence TTGAAGAAGTATATTTTAGCAGCAGTATTAAGCGTTTGTATGACAGCACTTGCCGCATGCGGCGGTACGGATAGCGGTGAAGAAGTATCTACAGAAAAAGCGCCTTCTACAGAAACAGCAAGCGCTAAAACTTCTCAATCAGATAATGCTAATGAGAATAAAGAAATAGAAATCGCGGATGCAACAGGTCAGAAAATAATATTTGAACAAGCACCTGAATCTGTCGCGGTGCTCAGCAGCGGTGATCTGGATATGCTGTTAGCGCTCGATGCGAATGTAGTTGGCCGTCCTTCATCTCAAGGAGAACCGGCGGCTGAACTGAAAGATATCCAAGAGATCGGTAATCCGCACCAGCCAAACTTTGAAAAGATTGCGGAAGTCCATCCTGAAGTTATGATTGCGTCGCCGAGTTTTAAGCAGTTTGCGGCAAACCTTGAGGCTCAGGGGACGAAAGTCGTTTATACACAAGCCAATTCTGTAGAAGATATTTTACAAACAATCGACATGTTTGGAACGATGTTAGGGAAATCTGATGAGGCTCAAAAAGTGATTGCCGGGCTGAACGAACAATTGGATGCACTTGTTGGCGCTGAAGGTGAAAATGGTGTGAAAACGCTTCTTGTCTATGGAGCACCTGGGTCTTACTTAGTGGCACTTCCGAATTCATTGTCAGGTGACTTGCTTGAACGTGCTGGCGGCGAAAACATTGCGTCTGATTTCCCGCAAGAAGAAAAGTATCCGCAGTATGCAAGCCTGAGTACTGAAAAAATTATTGAGCGAAATCCTGAAGCAGTTATGCTGATCACGCACGGAGATCCGGAAGGTGTTAAAAAGGCATTCGAAGGAGAAATGGATAAGAACCCAGCGTGGAAAAACTTGGACGCCGTAAAAAATGGAAAGGTAACAGTATTGCCTTCTCATTTATTCGGTACGAATCCTGGAACTAAAGTAGCAGACGCACTTCAAGTGATGAACGACAGTTTGAAAGAAGCAAAGTCTAAATGA
- a CDS encoding FecCD family ABC transporter permease — protein sequence MNEQKNERSVNHPLAKRRTAVLIGAAVLLLIAAAASLMIGSVSFSFTEIINGLFNSTDTLERRIVWELRLPRLLIGLIVGMCLAASGSILQGIMRNPLADPGIIGVSSGAGLAATAIMILFPAYIMLLPAAAFLGALVTALVIYAMSWRGGTSAVRIILVGVAVNAVIGACMSALMLLYSDRVQSVLPWLAGGIAGAGWVQFGTIIWYSLAALVLAIFAIPHIRILRLGDEVAKLLGHKVERSRFYLIVLSTLLAGIAVSVSGLIGFVGLVVPHIMRSLVGGDHRFLLPASALGGALLVVVADTVARTVFNPIELPVGILLSFLGGPFFLYLIQKRRDSFADS from the coding sequence GTGAATGAACAAAAGAACGAAAGAAGCGTCAATCATCCGCTGGCAAAGCGCCGGACTGCGGTTCTGATAGGAGCTGCTGTACTGCTTTTGATAGCAGCAGCTGCAAGTCTGATGATTGGTTCCGTTTCGTTTTCGTTCACTGAAATTATAAATGGATTATTCAACTCTACAGACACCCTTGAACGAAGAATCGTTTGGGAGCTGAGGCTGCCCCGTCTGCTGATCGGATTAATTGTGGGAATGTGTTTAGCAGCATCGGGTTCCATTCTGCAAGGGATTATGAGGAATCCGCTAGCCGATCCAGGGATTATTGGCGTATCGTCCGGAGCAGGACTTGCGGCAACAGCCATCATGATTTTATTCCCCGCGTACATCATGCTTTTGCCTGCTGCTGCATTTCTTGGAGCACTCGTTACAGCACTCGTGATTTATGCAATGTCTTGGCGGGGCGGGACGTCTGCGGTGCGCATCATTCTCGTAGGTGTGGCAGTGAATGCAGTTATCGGAGCTTGTATGAGTGCGCTTATGCTTCTCTATAGTGATCGCGTGCAATCGGTTTTACCATGGCTTGCCGGAGGAATCGCAGGAGCTGGCTGGGTGCAGTTCGGAACAATTATCTGGTATTCACTTGCAGCTCTGGTTCTCGCGATTTTTGCGATTCCTCATATCCGGATTTTACGGCTGGGAGATGAAGTCGCAAAGCTGCTTGGACATAAGGTCGAGCGAAGCCGCTTTTACTTAATCGTATTGAGTACATTACTCGCGGGGATTGCGGTCAGTGTTTCAGGGTTAATCGGATTTGTGGGACTCGTTGTCCCGCATATAATGCGTTCACTTGTGGGAGGAGATCATCGATTTTTGCTACCCGCATCTGCGCTGGGCGGTGCATTGCTAGTCGTAGTCGCAGACACTGTTGCACGCACAGTGTTCAATCCGATTGAATTGCCCGTCGGAATATTACTGTCATTCCTGGGAGGTCCGTTCTTCCTGTACTTAATCCAGAAACGGAGGGATTCGTTTGCTGACAGCTAA
- a CDS encoding ABC transporter ATP-binding protein, which produces MLTAKELSYRQSETFSLEDINLHIPEGEIVSLIGPNGSGKSTFLRVISRLLSPDEGEVILDGQQIVQMDTKDVAKTLAMLPQMQDHQLDLTVGELVEFGRHPHRNRSGRFSAEDREVTEWALEVTHMKPFRNRLLNSLSGGERQRAWIAMAVAQRPKVLLLDEPTTYLDIAHQLEVMELVKELNATFGMTVVMVLHDINQAARYSDRLVVLKDGCIRFDGIPQCVLCKDMFQSIFEIDADIFTKNGMCFFTPTKLRRDEVYATGRRKEGAIG; this is translated from the coding sequence TTGCTGACAGCTAAAGAATTGTCATATCGTCAATCGGAAACATTCAGCTTGGAAGATATCAATCTGCACATTCCTGAAGGGGAGATTGTCAGTCTGATAGGGCCGAATGGTTCTGGGAAATCAACGTTTTTGAGAGTCATTTCGAGATTGCTGTCACCTGACGAAGGGGAAGTTATTTTGGACGGGCAGCAGATTGTGCAAATGGATACGAAGGATGTCGCCAAAACATTGGCGATGCTGCCCCAGATGCAAGATCATCAGCTCGATTTAACCGTTGGGGAACTTGTGGAATTCGGCCGTCACCCCCATCGGAATCGGTCAGGAAGATTTTCTGCAGAAGATCGGGAAGTGACGGAATGGGCACTTGAAGTGACGCATATGAAACCATTTCGCAACCGGCTGCTGAACTCGTTATCAGGAGGTGAACGGCAGCGGGCATGGATTGCGATGGCCGTTGCCCAGCGACCGAAAGTCTTGTTGTTGGATGAACCCACGACCTATTTGGACATTGCTCATCAGCTGGAAGTGATGGAGCTCGTAAAAGAACTGAACGCAACATTCGGGATGACCGTCGTCATGGTGCTTCATGATATTAACCAAGCCGCACGGTACAGCGATCGGCTCGTTGTCTTGAAAGATGGCTGTATCCGATTTGATGGAATACCTCAGTGTGTCTTATGCAAAGATATGTTCCAATCGATTTTTGAAATCGATGCAGATATCTTTACAAAGAATGGAATGTGCTTTTTCACACCTACTAAATTACGAAGGGATGAGGTCTATGCGACAGGAAGGCGAAAAGAAGGGGCAATTGGATAA
- a CDS encoding ankyrin repeat domain-containing protein — protein sequence MRQEGEKKGQLDNALVREFIIAAHGNLSEVKALLAVEPALVHSVMNWGGDDWESGLGAAAHTGNRDIAELLLANDARMDIFSAAMLGDLEIVRSLIERYPLMIDARGAHGIPLLRHAERGGEAARPVLEYLLSKREALV from the coding sequence ATGCGACAGGAAGGCGAAAAGAAGGGGCAATTGGATAATGCGTTGGTAAGGGAGTTTATTATCGCAGCTCATGGGAATTTATCTGAAGTGAAGGCGTTGCTGGCAGTGGAACCCGCACTTGTGCACAGTGTTATGAATTGGGGCGGAGATGACTGGGAAAGCGGTCTAGGCGCTGCAGCTCATACAGGAAATCGTGATATTGCTGAGCTGTTGCTGGCAAATGATGCGCGCATGGATATATTTTCAGCAGCCATGCTTGGCGACTTGGAAATCGTACGCAGTCTGATTGAGCGGTATCCGTTAATGATCGATGCGAGAGGGGCCCATGGTATTCCTTTGCTGCGCCATGCAGAACGCGGTGGAGAAGCCGCACGTCCAGTTCTTGAATATTTATTATCAAAAAGGGAGGCACTTGTATGA
- a CDS encoding antibiotic biosynthesis monooxygenase encodes MSQMTAVNTISIEKGRAQEVADRFAKPKSVHTFPGFVRMEVWMKENIEDHDELHICTTWEDEKYFKDWLKSRENDKAHGQSAQKPETSEEAKSNPILGAKLSTYVTLVQHLPAVEV; translated from the coding sequence ATGAGCCAGATGACAGCAGTGAACACGATTAGCATTGAAAAGGGAAGAGCCCAGGAAGTGGCGGATCGGTTTGCCAAGCCGAAATCCGTCCACACATTCCCTGGATTCGTCCGGATGGAAGTGTGGATGAAAGAGAATATTGAAGATCACGACGAATTGCACATCTGCACGACGTGGGAAGATGAAAAGTATTTCAAAGACTGGCTGAAAAGCCGTGAAAACGATAAAGCACACGGGCAGTCCGCTCAGAAGCCTGAAACTTCAGAGGAAGCGAAGTCGAACCCGATTCTCGGAGCGAAGTTATCGACCTATGTAACTCTCGTTCAGCATTTGCCAGCCGTGGAAGTATAA
- a CDS encoding antibiotic biosynthesis monooxygenase, whose translation MSQMTAVNVIRVEKGKGSEVAERFAKPKSVHTFPGFVRMEVWMKENTEDHDELHVCTTWEDEKYFTEWREKRAIEKAKIRAEQEKNQTGTPPHNPILSTELSTYVTKVQHLPAE comes from the coding sequence ATGAGCCAGATGACAGCAGTGAACGTGATTCGTGTTGAAAAAGGGAAAGGATCTGAAGTTGCAGAACGCTTCGCCAAACCTAAATCCGTCCATACCTTTCCGGGATTTGTCCGCATGGAAGTGTGGATGAAAGAAAATACTGAAGATCATGATGAGCTCCATGTTTGCACAACTTGGGAAGACGAAAAGTACTTTACGGAGTGGCGTGAAAAGCGTGCTATTGAAAAAGCAAAAATTCGAGCGGAACAAGAGAAAAACCAAACGGGCACACCTCCGCATAATCCCATTCTGAGTACAGAGTTATCCACATACGTCACAAAGGTTCAACATTTACCTGCTGAATAG
- a CDS encoding ABC transporter ATP-binding protein, which yields MTTIIDCVGVEKSFKGKVAVKGLTFQIDKGEVVALLGPNGAGKSTTIQMLLGLLEPSAGRITISGKHPNMKAVRERTGVMLQEVRLLDTVTVKEILQLVRGYYPRPLSIEQLTKLTGLDENSLNMRTEKLTGGQKQRVSFALALAGNPDMLFLDEPTAGMDAIARKKFWKSIGELAERGTTIIFTTHYLEEVEVAATRVLMINHGELMEDETPAMMKKKLARQRITFTTNEPQHPGFFQEAGVLDVHVDGKKVIVFTENPDSILKILYTLNLEMSDVTITKGTVEDAYNQLTNRREVS from the coding sequence ATGACAACAATCATTGATTGTGTGGGAGTGGAAAAATCATTTAAAGGAAAGGTGGCTGTAAAGGGCTTAACTTTTCAGATTGATAAAGGAGAAGTGGTGGCGTTATTAGGACCGAATGGAGCGGGGAAAAGCACAACAATCCAGATGCTTCTTGGTCTGCTGGAACCTTCAGCAGGGAGGATTACTATTTCAGGAAAGCATCCAAATATGAAGGCAGTTCGGGAACGGACAGGTGTCATGTTACAGGAAGTCAGGTTGCTGGATACAGTCACCGTCAAAGAAATCCTTCAATTGGTTCGAGGGTATTATCCACGACCGCTCTCAATAGAACAGTTGACTAAGCTAACTGGGCTAGATGAAAACTCACTGAATATGCGCACTGAAAAGTTGACGGGCGGCCAAAAACAGCGTGTCAGTTTCGCTCTGGCGCTGGCTGGTAACCCAGATATGCTATTTTTGGATGAGCCAACTGCCGGCATGGATGCCATTGCACGGAAAAAGTTTTGGAAATCGATTGGGGAACTTGCAGAACGCGGCACAACCATCATTTTTACTACCCATTATTTGGAGGAAGTGGAGGTTGCAGCGACCCGGGTTTTGATGATCAATCACGGCGAGCTGATGGAAGATGAAACGCCGGCAATGATGAAAAAGAAGCTGGCTAGGCAGCGGATAACATTCACAACGAACGAGCCGCAGCACCCAGGGTTTTTTCAAGAAGCTGGCGTTTTGGATGTTCATGTAGATGGTAAGAAAGTGATAGTTTTCACTGAAAATCCTGATTCTATTTTGAAAATCTTATATACACTTAATCTTGAAATGAGTGATGTGACAATAACTAAAGGAACAGTAGAAGATGCATATAATCAGCTGACTAACCGTCGGGAGGTGAGCTGA
- a CDS encoding ABC transporter permease, giving the protein MKTLWNECRVEALRVFRNQYFIFWSLLIPIVFYVLYTKIMIQNVGDPELWEKHFLMSMTAFSVMGSSIMTLGLRLVQERNQGWTMYLRTTPVSGAVYFIAKMAGQTAVHAVIIIVIFASGGLINGISMPAIEWVTAGVWILLGAIPFLALGSLIGTMKKSDTASGISNLIYLTLAVMGGIWMPIESLPGLLQKMASWLPSYQYGAGAWSIIRGDVPNLGGILILIAYTIVFMVLSIQRRRLQEAI; this is encoded by the coding sequence TTGAAGACTTTATGGAATGAATGCCGGGTCGAGGCATTGCGTGTTTTCAGAAATCAGTATTTCATTTTTTGGTCGCTTCTCATCCCGATTGTGTTTTATGTGTTATATACGAAAATCATGATACAGAATGTAGGCGACCCCGAATTGTGGGAGAAACACTTTCTCATGTCAATGACCGCGTTCAGTGTGATGGGAAGTTCAATTATGACACTTGGACTCCGTCTTGTTCAGGAACGGAATCAGGGATGGACAATGTATTTAAGAACAACCCCCGTATCCGGAGCTGTTTATTTCATTGCAAAAATGGCGGGGCAAACAGCAGTGCATGCCGTTATCATTATAGTAATCTTCGCAAGCGGGGGACTGATCAACGGGATTTCGATGCCTGCTATCGAATGGGTCACAGCAGGTGTATGGATTTTGCTGGGAGCAATCCCGTTTCTAGCCCTGGGAAGTTTAATCGGTACGATGAAGAAGTCCGACACAGCATCGGGGATTAGCAACCTGATCTATTTGACGCTTGCAGTGATGGGAGGGATTTGGATGCCGATAGAATCACTTCCTGGACTGCTGCAGAAAATGGCATCTTGGTTACCATCTTATCAGTATGGAGCTGGCGCTTGGTCGATTATACGCGGAGATGTCCCTAATCTAGGGGGGATCCTGATTTTGATCGCTTATACGATTGTTTTCATGGTACTATCAATTCAACGAAGGCGGTTGCAGGAGGCGATCTAG
- a CDS encoding sensor histidine kinase: MKSFELFPRRFGWIPYVFLAYLAIPLFHVLSETGTKRMLGVVLLAIFVVAYREAYRAVLDARLIIWSAILFVLILALAWFYQPYNLILAFYISNFIGWIGDKRLFKKSVSVFTSSLVLYGLLLVDEYGMETGIGVFPFIIVMALTPIAVRNSAERSRLEEKLDAANEQIRELSRQEERVRIARDLHDTLGHTLSLITLKSQVVQRVRNDSERVLEEAKGIENTSRSALKQVRELVSDMRGSSVAEELIQMQEILSAASIELKTELPEPLPELAPLKQTIIGMCIRELATNIVRHSEASTCFVSIQETDGGLVTSIKDNGIGMMGAHYGNGLNGIVERLALVEGTLSIQDQSGTQFKLIVPLPITTKGGETG, translated from the coding sequence ATGAAATCATTTGAATTATTTCCAAGACGATTCGGCTGGATTCCATACGTGTTTCTTGCATATTTGGCAATCCCATTATTTCATGTATTGTCGGAAACCGGCACGAAACGGATGCTTGGAGTAGTTCTGTTAGCAATATTTGTCGTCGCTTACCGTGAAGCTTATCGAGCGGTGCTGGATGCAAGGCTGATTATTTGGTCTGCAATCCTCTTCGTTCTCATTCTGGCTTTGGCTTGGTTCTACCAACCTTATAATCTGATATTGGCTTTTTATATATCGAATTTCATTGGATGGATTGGAGACAAACGTCTATTTAAAAAATCGGTAAGTGTGTTCACAAGCAGTCTGGTCCTCTACGGCCTGTTGCTGGTGGATGAATATGGAATGGAAACAGGGATAGGGGTTTTTCCATTCATTATAGTAATGGCACTCACGCCTATCGCTGTCCGCAACAGCGCGGAACGCAGCAGACTTGAAGAAAAATTGGATGCTGCGAATGAACAAATCCGTGAATTGAGCCGGCAAGAAGAGCGTGTACGAATCGCGCGGGATCTCCATGATACGCTCGGACATACGCTGTCATTAATAACATTGAAAAGCCAGGTGGTCCAGCGCGTTCGAAACGATTCTGAAAGGGTCTTAGAAGAAGCGAAGGGAATTGAAAATACATCGCGTTCAGCTTTAAAGCAAGTAAGAGAATTAGTGAGCGACATGAGAGGGAGTTCCGTTGCAGAGGAGCTGATACAGATGCAGGAAATTCTTTCTGCTGCTTCTATCGAGCTGAAGACGGAACTTCCTGAACCCCTTCCAGAACTGGCTCCACTCAAGCAAACGATTATTGGAATGTGCATTCGGGAGCTGGCAACAAATATTGTCCGGCATAGCGAGGCTTCAACGTGTTTCGTATCGATTCAGGAAACAGATGGCGGCTTGGTAACGAGCATCAAGGACAACGGAATTGGCATGATGGGGGCTCATTATGGGAACGGCCTGAACGGCATCGTTGAACGGCTGGCATTAGTGGAAGGCACTCTGTCAATTCAAGACCAATCGGGTACTCAGTTTAAGCTGATTGTTCCACTTCCCATTACAACGAAAGGGGGAGAAACTGGATGA